One Rhodobacteraceae bacterium M385 genomic region harbors:
- the ccrA gene encoding crotonyl-CoA carboxylase/reductase, producing MALDAPTQAAPYDAPMKDLYEMGEMPPMGYVPPKMYAWTIRRERHGEPDKAFEVEVVDTPVLDSYEVLVLVMAAGVNYNGVWAGLGQPISPFDGHGAPYHIAGSDASGIVWAVGDKVKRWKVGDEVVIHCNQDDGDDEECNGGDPMFSTSQRIWGYETPDGSFAQFTNVQAQQLMPRPKHLTWEESACYTLTLATAYRMLFGHEPHDLKPGQNVLVWGASGGLGSYAIQLINTAGANAIGVISDEDKRDFVMGLGAKGVINRRDFNCWGQLPTVNTPEYAEWFKDARKFGKAIWDITGKGNNVDMVFEHPGEATFPVSTLVCKKGGMVVICAGTSGFNCTFDVRYMWMHQKRLQGSHFAHLKQASSANKLMCEQRLDPCMSEVFPWDELPGAHLKMLRNEHKPGNMSVLVQAPRTGLRTLEDVLEAGPNAG from the coding sequence ATGGCCCTAGACGCACCCACGCAAGCCGCGCCCTATGATGCGCCCATGAAAGACCTCTACGAGATGGGCGAAATGCCCCCCATGGGGTATGTCCCGCCCAAGATGTACGCTTGGACGATCCGCCGCGAACGTCACGGCGAGCCCGATAAGGCGTTCGAGGTTGAGGTCGTAGATACGCCCGTATTGGATAGCTACGAAGTGCTCGTCCTCGTGATGGCCGCAGGCGTGAACTATAATGGCGTTTGGGCGGGCCTTGGCCAGCCGATCAGCCCCTTTGACGGCCACGGCGCACCTTACCACATTGCGGGCTCCGATGCGTCAGGCATCGTTTGGGCCGTAGGTGACAAGGTGAAGCGTTGGAAAGTCGGTGATGAAGTCGTCATCCACTGCAACCAGGACGACGGCGATGATGAGGAGTGCAACGGCGGCGATCCTATGTTCTCGACCTCTCAACGAATCTGGGGCTACGAGACGCCGGACGGCTCTTTCGCACAGTTCACCAATGTGCAGGCGCAGCAACTGATGCCGCGCCCCAAGCATCTGACTTGGGAAGAAAGCGCGTGCTACACCCTGACGCTCGCCACCGCTTACCGGATGTTGTTTGGCCATGAACCCCACGACCTCAAGCCCGGCCAAAATGTGCTGGTCTGGGGCGCGTCCGGCGGACTTGGCTCTTACGCGATCCAGCTGATTAACACGGCGGGCGCGAACGCTATTGGCGTGATCTCCGACGAAGATAAACGTGATTTCGTCATGGGGCTTGGCGCGAAGGGCGTCATCAACCGGCGCGACTTCAACTGCTGGGGGCAATTGCCCACGGTCAACACACCCGAGTATGCCGAGTGGTTCAAGGACGCCCGCAAGTTCGGCAAGGCGATCTGGGACATCACCGGCAAGGGCAACAACGTTGATATGGTGTTTGAACACCCCGGCGAGGCGACCTTCCCGGTATCCACCTTGGTCTGCAAGAAGGGCGGCATGGTGGTGATTTGCGCGGGCACCTCGGGCTTCAACTGCACTTTCGACGTGCGCTACATGTGGATGCACCAGAAGCGTTTGCAGGGCAGCCACTTTGCGCACCTCAAGCAAGCATCTTCTGCCAACAAGCTGATGTGCGAGCAGCGGCTGGACCCCTGCATGTCCGAGGTTTTCCCATGGGATGAACTGCCCGGCGCGCATCTGAAAATGCTGCGGAACGAACATAAGCCCGGCAATATGTCGGTGCTGGTGCAAGCCCCCCGCACGGGCCTGCGCACGTTGGAAGACGTGCTAGAGGCGGGCCCCAACGCGGGGTAA
- a CDS encoding MurR/RpiR family transcriptional regulator: protein MNFLFHYVKFFVISYSKASKPEGPSLSILTLMQAQLGTLSAGEQQIANTILGDPDAMARLTSIELARKSGRSQSSVVKFCQKLGFSGYQDLRMEITRAAAAQAVPIDAVHSTIDTGDDALMTAQKLLSSKIKSLQETLGINPPAQLDAARDALNAAARVQLSGVGASSLVARDFAYKLQKLGIPVLFDADSHIQMAHAATLTPKDVLVSLSQSGTSLETLRVAETALHRGASILTVTGLQPNPLADLAGNALRTVTDEERVRSSAITSRDAQLILLDLVFLRLVQIRDGAVDLISGAAEAVAPLKV from the coding sequence GTGAATTTTTTATTCCACTATGTCAAATTTTTTGTGATAAGTTATTCCAAAGCGAGCAAACCCGAGGGCCCATCCTTGTCTATACTCACCTTGATGCAGGCCCAGTTGGGCACGTTGTCCGCTGGCGAGCAGCAAATTGCGAATACGATTCTAGGTGATCCCGATGCGATGGCGCGGCTGACCTCGATCGAACTGGCGCGAAAGTCGGGGCGGAGCCAATCTTCGGTGGTGAAGTTTTGCCAGAAGCTGGGGTTCTCGGGCTATCAGGACTTGCGGATGGAAATCACCCGGGCCGCAGCCGCGCAGGCAGTGCCCATTGATGCGGTGCACAGCACGATTGATACTGGCGACGACGCCCTGATGACGGCGCAAAAACTGCTGTCGAGCAAGATCAAGTCGTTGCAGGAAACCCTTGGAATCAATCCGCCCGCTCAACTAGATGCCGCGCGAGATGCGCTGAATGCAGCAGCAAGGGTGCAGCTTTCGGGGGTTGGGGCGTCATCGCTGGTGGCCCGTGACTTTGCCTATAAACTTCAGAAGCTTGGCATACCCGTTTTGTTTGATGCTGATAGCCACATCCAGATGGCCCATGCCGCAACGTTGACGCCCAAAGATGTGCTTGTGTCCCTATCGCAATCGGGCACCAGCCTAGAGACTTTACGGGTGGCGGAGACGGCGCTTCATCGGGGCGCGAGTATTCTGACCGTAACGGGATTGCAGCCGAACCCGCTGGCGGATTTAGCGGGCAATGCCCTGCGCACCGTGACCGATGAGGAGCGGGTGCGGTCATCGGCCATCACGTCGCGGGACGCGCAATTGATCCTTCTGGATCTGGTGTTTCTGCGTCTTGTACAAATCCGCGATGGAGCGGTCGATTTAATCAGCGGCGCGGCCGAGGCTGTGGCCCCACTAAAGGTCTGA
- the murQ gene encoding N-acetylmuramic acid 6-phosphate etherase yields the protein MSTAAKTDLASLVSEASNPRTADIDLMSAAQIVACMNDEDRGVADAVAKTLPAIATTVDRIVDAITQGGRLIYIGAGTSGRLGVLDASECPPTFSVPPEMVVGLIAGGDTALRHPVEAAEDDAAKGADDLKAIDLTSRDVVVGIAVSGRTPYVIGALRYAKDLGAFTAALSCNPGSAIAHIADAAISPVVGPEVVTGSTRLKSGTAQKMVLNMLTTASMIRLGKTWGNRMVDVTISNQKLADRAADMLCDATGCGAEEAQELLRQSGGSVKLAILMQITGLDADTARANLESEQGFLRKAIERAGENSAA from the coding sequence GTGTCTACCGCCGCCAAAACAGACCTTGCATCGCTTGTGTCAGAAGCGAGCAATCCGCGCACCGCTGACATCGACCTGATGTCCGCCGCGCAGATTGTGGCGTGTATGAACGACGAAGACCGCGGCGTTGCCGATGCCGTCGCCAAGACCCTTCCAGCCATTGCCACCACCGTCGATCGGATCGTGGACGCCATCACCCAAGGCGGGCGGCTGATCTATATCGGCGCGGGTACAAGCGGGCGTTTGGGGGTGCTGGACGCCTCGGAATGTCCGCCGACGTTCTCGGTGCCGCCCGAGATGGTCGTGGGCTTGATCGCAGGTGGCGACACCGCCCTGCGTCATCCGGTAGAGGCCGCCGAAGATGACGCAGCCAAGGGTGCGGATGATCTGAAAGCCATCGACCTGACCTCCCGCGATGTGGTGGTTGGCATCGCCGTTAGTGGCCGCACGCCCTATGTGATCGGCGCGTTGCGCTATGCCAAGGATCTTGGCGCCTTCACCGCAGCGCTGTCGTGTAACCCCGGATCGGCCATCGCGCATATTGCCGATGCCGCGATTTCGCCTGTGGTAGGACCCGAAGTCGTGACCGGATCAACAAGGCTGAAGTCCGGCACCGCGCAGAAAATGGTACTGAATATGCTAACCACCGCCAGCATGATCCGCTTGGGCAAGACTTGGGGCAACCGGATGGTGGATGTCACGATCTCGAACCAAAAACTCGCAGACCGCGCGGCGGATATGCTGTGCGATGCCACCGGCTGCGGCGCGGAAGAAGCGCAAGAGTTGTTGCGCCAAAGCGGCGGTAGCGTGAAGCTGGCCATTTTGATGCAGATCACCGGGCTTGATGCCGACACGGCACGGGCCAATCTGGAGTCCGAACAGGGCTTCCTTCGCAAAGCTATTGAACGAGCGGGAGAGAATTCCGCCGCCTGA
- a CDS encoding ABC transporter substrate-binding protein yields the protein MKTITSTAKTTARALALLSTALAAPLSAQTLDLAWSQDATGLDPHTQPGFATIRLLELMYEPLVRLDEGLELQPALAESWSFSDDGLQLTFQLDGDAMFHDGTPVTSADVRASFERILDEETGAIARANYTSIINIETPDDATVIFELDAPNAPLLNGLASVNAAVVPASAIEAGTLGTQVIGSGPFTLDARTPNASANLSAFDAWHGGDVAYDGINISVLPDETALLAALRAGQADFALINDPLVATLVPRTEGLQLNAAPTLSYYVLQLNAAREPMGELALRQAIGCAIDRQDVLDAALLGEGEVTGPLTSPAYRTDPSGLFCYEQDQDRARELLAEAGYADGFTATVIAANGEPPTASAVAQVIQSQLSEVGINLEIEMLELSVYIDRWLAADFDMAVALNGGRVDPYTMYNRYWTRDGNLQGVANYIDDTLDTLMNEGRAETDEAARAEIFGNFESHLAEMSPWIWLFTGNTYTAQTEGVSGFVSSPTGTLFGLVDVTLAE from the coding sequence ATGAAAACGATCACATCCACCGCCAAGACAACGGCACGGGCACTGGCGTTGCTTAGCACCGCGCTCGCGGCCCCGCTGTCGGCGCAGACCCTTGACCTTGCATGGTCTCAGGACGCCACGGGCCTTGACCCGCACACGCAGCCGGGCTTTGCCACGATCCGCCTGTTGGAACTGATGTATGAGCCGCTGGTGCGTCTGGACGAAGGACTGGAGCTGCAACCCGCGCTGGCCGAAAGCTGGAGCTTTTCCGACGATGGTTTGCAGCTGACCTTCCAACTGGACGGCGACGCGATGTTCCACGACGGGACGCCTGTGACTTCTGCCGACGTGCGCGCGTCGTTCGAGCGTATTCTGGACGAGGAAACCGGCGCGATTGCGCGGGCGAACTACACCTCAATCATCAATATCGAAACGCCCGACGACGCCACCGTGATTTTTGAACTGGACGCCCCCAACGCGCCGCTTCTCAACGGTTTGGCTTCCGTCAACGCGGCTGTGGTTCCGGCCTCGGCCATTGAAGCGGGTACACTCGGCACGCAAGTTATCGGCTCTGGCCCGTTCACGCTGGACGCACGCACACCTAACGCCAGCGCCAACCTGTCGGCCTTTGACGCATGGCACGGCGGCGATGTGGCATACGACGGCATCAACATCTCCGTTCTGCCGGACGAGACCGCTTTGCTGGCCGCCCTGCGCGCCGGTCAGGCGGATTTCGCGCTTATCAACGACCCGCTGGTTGCCACGTTGGTGCCCCGCACCGAGGGCCTGCAACTGAACGCGGCCCCGACGCTGAGCTACTACGTTTTGCAATTGAACGCAGCGCGTGAGCCAATGGGTGAATTGGCCCTGCGCCAAGCCATCGGCTGCGCCATTGATCGTCAAGACGTGCTGGATGCAGCGCTTTTGGGTGAAGGCGAAGTGACGGGTCCGCTGACCTCTCCGGCATACCGCACCGACCCAAGCGGCTTGTTCTGTTACGAGCAGGATCAGGACCGGGCCCGCGAGTTGCTGGCCGAAGCGGGCTACGCCGATGGTTTCACCGCCACCGTGATTGCCGCCAACGGCGAGCCGCCCACCGCCTCGGCCGTGGCGCAGGTGATCCAGTCGCAGCTATCCGAAGTGGGCATCAACCTCGAGATCGAGATGCTGGAACTCAGCGTTTATATTGACCGCTGGTTGGCCGCTGACTTCGACATGGCCGTGGCCCTGAACGGCGGCCGCGTAGACCCCTACACCATGTACAACCGCTACTGGACACGGGACGGGAACTTGCAAGGGGTCGCCAACTACATCGACGACACCTTGGACACGTTGATGAATGAGGGTCGCGCCGAAACCGATGAGGCCGCCCGCGCCGAGATCTTTGGCAACTTCGAAAGCCATCTGGCCGAAATGTCGCCTTGGATCTGGCTGTTCACCGGCAACACCTACACCGCGCAGACCGAAGGTGTTTCGGGCTTCGTGTCGTCCCCCACGGGTACGCTGTTCGGCCTCGTCGATGTGACGTTGGCGGAATAG
- a CDS encoding ABC transporter permease: protein MKYLLGRLAVFPLVMLGVSVFVFVAIRLVPGDAITAMLGTEGGMLTPAQREALAAYFGLDQNWAVQYFRWLGGLFRGDLGISVTYGQPVLDIILERFPLTLQLALMSMVVALAIGLPAGVFAATRANKPSDLIVRIFAMMGQSMPNFVVALLSIYILSVGFGVLPTMGRFVTFSENPLGNLAQMILPSIALGTAFAAAVTRITRAAMMDILSEDYVRTARSQGFSQGYVIWRHALPNALIPVLTLSGVEFGYLLGGAVIVEQIFALPGLGRVVLDAILERDYALVQGVILFIAFNFMLVNLLVDLAYAALDPRIRYGGKS, encoded by the coding sequence ATGAAATATCTTCTCGGACGCCTCGCGGTTTTTCCGCTGGTCATGTTGGGTGTCTCCGTCTTCGTCTTTGTCGCCATCAGATTGGTGCCCGGCGATGCCATCACGGCAATGTTGGGCACCGAAGGTGGGATGCTAACCCCCGCCCAACGTGAGGCGCTTGCCGCCTACTTCGGCCTCGATCAGAACTGGGCCGTGCAATATTTCCGCTGGCTTGGCGGCTTGTTCCGGGGCGATCTTGGCATCTCGGTCACCTACGGCCAGCCGGTGCTGGATATCATCCTCGAACGCTTCCCCCTGACGCTGCAATTGGCGCTGATGTCGATGGTTGTGGCCCTTGCCATTGGCCTACCCGCAGGCGTTTTCGCGGCGACGCGGGCCAACAAGCCGTCTGACCTGATTGTGCGCATCTTCGCCATGATGGGGCAATCCATGCCCAATTTCGTGGTCGCGCTTCTGTCGATCTATATCCTTTCCGTGGGCTTCGGCGTTTTGCCCACGATGGGCCGCTTCGTGACTTTCTCGGAAAACCCATTGGGCAATCTGGCCCAAATGATCTTGCCCTCCATCGCCCTTGGCACCGCCTTCGCCGCCGCCGTGACCCGTATCACGCGGGCCGCCATGATGGATATTCTGAGCGAGGATTACGTGCGCACGGCGCGGTCCCAAGGCTTCAGCCAAGGCTATGTGATCTGGCGCCACGCCCTGCCGAATGCGCTGATCCCCGTGCTGACACTCAGCGGGGTGGAATTCGGCTACCTTCTGGGCGGCGCGGTGATTGTGGAGCAGATCTTCGCCCTGCCCGGTTTGGGCCGTGTCGTGCTCGACGCGATATTGGAAAGGGACTACGCCCTCGTCCAAGGGGTCATCTTGTTCATCGCCTTCAACTTCATGTTGGTGAACCTTCTGGTCGATCTGGCCTACGCCGCCCTTGATCCGCGTATCCGCTATGGAGGCAAATCATGA
- a CDS encoding ABC transporter permease, producing the protein MNLLRALARHPAGSISLMIIGLLSIAALLGLLGLTPHDPLGQDRLARMQAPDGTYLLGTDLFGRDMLSRLMEGLGRSFLVALSSVTIAATLGTFLGLTAAWFGGLWDGAAMRTMDILLAFPAILLALLIVAILQASMWTSILAIALVYTPIFTRVARGPALSLKTRSFVDAARTFGSSRTYILSRHLLGNLVAPLTVQFTLALAWALLTEAALSFLGLGTQPPAPSLGVMLSDSRNLMELAPWLLIYPAVTIMLAVLGFNLLGDALRDITDPKSQEGRA; encoded by the coding sequence ATGAACCTTCTGCGCGCCCTCGCCCGCCATCCTGCGGGCAGCATCAGCTTGATGATCATCGGCCTGCTCAGCATCGCAGCGCTTCTTGGGCTGCTGGGTTTGACGCCCCATGACCCTTTGGGCCAGGACCGCCTTGCCCGGATGCAAGCGCCGGACGGCACCTACCTTCTGGGAACCGATCTGTTTGGCCGCGACATGCTGAGCCGGTTGATGGAGGGGTTGGGCCGTTCGTTCCTTGTAGCGCTGTCCTCTGTCACCATCGCCGCGACCCTTGGCACCTTTCTGGGCCTGACCGCCGCGTGGTTCGGCGGGCTTTGGGATGGGGCCGCCATGCGCACGATGGATATCCTGCTGGCCTTCCCCGCGATCCTGTTGGCGCTGTTGATCGTGGCGATCTTGCAGGCGAGCATGTGGACCTCGATCCTCGCGATTGCCTTGGTCTATACGCCGATTTTCACCCGCGTCGCCCGTGGCCCGGCGCTGTCGCTGAAGACGCGCAGCTTTGTGGATGCGGCGCGGACCTTCGGCAGCTCTCGCACCTACATCCTGTCGCGACATCTGCTTGGCAACCTTGTCGCGCCTCTGACGGTGCAATTCACTTTGGCGCTGGCTTGGGCGCTTCTGACGGAGGCGGCACTTAGCTTCCTTGGCCTTGGCACGCAGCCGCCCGCGCCCTCCCTTGGGGTGATGCTCTCGGACAGCCGCAACCTGATGGAGCTGGCCCCTTGGCTGCTGATCTATCCTGCGGTGACGATCATGCTGGCGGTTCTGGGCTTTAACCTTCTGGGCGACGCCCTGCGCGATATCACTGACCCCAAATCGCAGGAGGGGCGGGCATGA
- a CDS encoding ABC transporter ATP-binding protein has translation MTLLSVQDLRVGFGVEGQEKEVVHGVSFVVAAGETLAIVGESGSGKSVTAMSINRLVDFSGGRVLGGNITLDGTTDIVNASEAEMQRLRGREIGMIFQEPMTSLNPVLKVGTQIGEIFAKRHGLSGSAVRKAAIRALDRVRIPDAARRLDQSPHQMSGGMLQRIMIAMALAGEPRLLIADEPTTALDVTIQAQILALLAELQRDTGTGLIFITHDIGVVAGIADKTVVMQHGEVVESGTTDDIIDRATHPYTRHLLSAVPHFRNGDAARALSETRPKPALSVRDLAVRFPVRGGFLRKSKGVVHAVSDVSFDLQPGETLGIVGESGSGKSTMARAILGLNEPTKGRIEADGNRAVQMVFQNPNASLNGRMKVRQLLAEPVIAAGQRVDDKALTRMQMLLGKVDLPADTLDRFPHEFSGGQRQRICIARALMPEPKILVLDEAVSALDVSVQAKVLDLLVDLQRDFDLAYLFVSHDMGVVERIAHRIAVIYAGQVVEIGPSRDVLSSPQHPYTRKLISAVPSLERRHVDFALETDEVPSTLRPIGWEPAPVTWQENGPHHRFAVEPSA, from the coding sequence ATGACGCTTCTATCCGTCCAAGACTTACGCGTTGGCTTCGGCGTTGAGGGCCAAGAGAAAGAGGTCGTCCACGGCGTCAGCTTTGTCGTGGCGGCGGGTGAAACGCTGGCCATTGTGGGCGAAAGCGGGTCCGGCAAATCCGTGACCGCGATGTCGATCAACCGGCTGGTGGATTTCAGCGGGGGCCGCGTGTTGGGGGGTAACATCACCTTGGACGGCACCACCGATATCGTAAACGCGTCTGAGGCCGAGATGCAGCGCCTGCGCGGGCGCGAGATTGGGATGATCTTTCAAGAACCCATGACGTCCCTCAATCCTGTTCTGAAGGTCGGCACCCAGATCGGAGAGATCTTCGCAAAGCGCCACGGCCTAAGCGGCAGCGCTGTGCGCAAGGCCGCTATCCGAGCGCTGGACCGCGTGCGCATCCCCGATGCCGCGCGGCGGCTTGATCAATCGCCTCATCAAATGTCGGGCGGCATGTTGCAACGGATCATGATCGCGATGGCCTTGGCCGGAGAGCCGCGCCTTCTGATCGCCGATGAGCCGACAACAGCCTTGGACGTGACCATTCAAGCGCAGATTCTGGCGCTTCTGGCAGAGTTGCAGCGCGATACTGGCACCGGGTTGATCTTCATCACTCACGACATCGGCGTTGTGGCGGGGATCGCAGATAAAACCGTGGTCATGCAGCATGGCGAGGTCGTGGAAAGCGGCACGACCGATGATATTATTGACCGGGCAACCCACCCCTACACCCGCCATCTGCTGAGTGCGGTGCCTCATTTCCGCAACGGCGACGCCGCCCGTGCACTCTCTGAAACGCGCCCCAAACCCGCCCTGAGCGTGCGTGACCTTGCCGTGCGTTTCCCCGTGCGCGGCGGCTTTCTGCGCAAATCCAAGGGCGTTGTTCATGCGGTTTCCGACGTGTCGTTTGATCTGCAACCGGGGGAGACTTTGGGGATCGTGGGCGAAAGCGGATCGGGTAAATCCACCATGGCCCGCGCGATCCTTGGCCTGAATGAGCCGACCAAGGGGCGTATTGAGGCCGATGGGAACCGCGCTGTGCAGATGGTATTCCAGAACCCCAACGCCTCGCTCAACGGACGCATGAAGGTGCGCCAACTACTGGCGGAACCGGTGATCGCGGCGGGCCAGCGCGTGGATGATAAGGCGCTGACGCGAATGCAGATGCTGCTTGGGAAGGTGGACCTTCCGGCAGACACGCTGGACCGCTTCCCCCACGAATTTTCAGGCGGGCAAAGGCAACGTATCTGCATTGCCCGTGCCTTGATGCCAGAGCCCAAAATCCTTGTGCTGGACGAGGCTGTCTCTGCCCTCGATGTCTCTGTGCAAGCCAAGGTTCTGGACCTCTTGGTTGATCTGCAACGCGACTTCGATCTGGCCTATCTGTTCGTGTCCCATGACATGGGGGTGGTGGAACGCATCGCCCACCGCATTGCAGTGATTTATGCGGGCCAAGTGGTGGAAATCGGCCCCTCGCGCGATGTGCTGTCGTCCCCTCAGCATCCTTACACGCGCAAGCTGATCTCGGCGGTGCCGTCGCTGGAACGTCGCCATGTGGATTTCGCGTTGGAGACCGACGAGGTCCCCTCCACCCTGCGCCCCATCGGGTGGGAACCCGCCCCGGTGACGTGGCAAGAAAACGGCCCCCACCACCGCTTCGCAGTGGAGCCGTCGGCATGA
- a CDS encoding beta-lactamase family protein, producing MSFQAAWAATEAAVDAGRIPGAVLGVVNGRGRQVAWAGSAALVPDPAPMTRDTIFDLASLTKPVFTTERILSHVRAGRLDLDAPLTSVIPDFRQYDADCWERATTFRDCLGHRTHFPAVAPIYTYGHDPATLRAFVLQREWPRVENPVYSDINFILLGIALERIEGCLIHDMDPGPGFTFTPPPEACAATEACTWRGRVMHGEVHDENCYALQGTGHAGLFGTADALLDFGEGLLERGPDLTCEALSEQRTHGWEIRYPNWSGGQKCGPKTIGHTGFTGTGLWVDHSAGQVWTLLTNRVHPTRHAETGIATLRQEVGEALYGS from the coding sequence ATGAGTTTTCAGGCCGCATGGGCAGCGACTGAAGCGGCCGTTGATGCCGGGCGCATCCCCGGCGCGGTGCTTGGCGTGGTGAACGGGCGAGGGCGGCAGGTGGCTTGGGCTGGGTCTGCGGCCTTGGTGCCCGATCCCGCGCCCATGACGCGGGACACGATCTTTGACCTCGCCTCTCTGACCAAGCCCGTGTTCACCACGGAACGCATTCTGTCCCATGTCCGCGCCGGACGTTTGGACCTTGATGCGCCGCTGACCAGCGTCATCCCCGACTTTCGCCAATACGACGCCGATTGTTGGGAGCGCGCCACCACGTTTCGCGACTGCCTTGGCCATCGCACGCACTTTCCCGCCGTGGCGCCGATTTACACCTACGGCCATGACCCCGCGACCCTGCGCGCCTTCGTGCTGCAACGGGAATGGCCCCGGGTTGAAAACCCAGTCTACTCGGACATCAACTTCATCCTCCTTGGCATCGCGTTGGAACGGATCGAGGGCTGCTTGATCCACGACATGGACCCCGGCCCCGGCTTCACCTTTACCCCCCCGCCCGAGGCTTGTGCCGCGACGGAAGCCTGCACGTGGCGGGGTCGCGTGATGCACGGCGAGGTCCATGATGAAAATTGCTATGCCCTGCAAGGCACCGGCCACGCGGGGTTGTTCGGCACCGCAGACGCTCTGTTAGATTTCGGGGAAGGTCTGTTGGAACGCGGCCCCGACCTGACATGCGAAGCCCTTTCCGAACAGCGCACCCACGGGTGGGAAATCCGCTATCCCAATTGGTCGGGCGGACAGAAATGCGGGCCGAAAACGATCGGACACACCGGGTTTACCGGCACGGGCCTTTGGGTGGATCACTCCGCGGGCCAAGTCTGGACCCTGCTGACCAATCGCGTTCACCCCACTCGTCACGCCGAGACTGGGATCGCGACGCTACGACAAGAAGTGGGAGAGGCGCTCTATGGCTCATGA
- a CDS encoding anhydro-N-acetylmuramic acid kinase, translated as MAHDRKMRWCVGLMTGTVLDGNIDVALLQTDGETIGAFGPYALYPYDTETNEILAKCLSDAKPWAFDGPEPAIFAQAEARITRAQSDAVARLVKDAGLTMDDIAAVGFHGQTVLHRAPSAGQLGQTRQLGDGPAMARRLGTEVVYDFRSADMAAGGQGAPLSAIYHDALLSTLDDAEGTAILNLGGVANVTGRDADGALAAFDTGPANAPINDFMGLRGLGEMDRDGRLAATGTVDTTLLGRALEHPYLSKPYPKSLDRFDFGHDWVAQLSDADGAATLTAFTAAAIGRGLDRLPVRPTRLIVCGGGRHNPTLLKMIGIYAAVAVEKAEDHGWEGDATEAQCFAFLAMRRLRELPVTFWGTTGVVEPMTAGRIASAALTDDT; from the coding sequence ATGGCTCATGACAGGAAAATGCGCTGGTGCGTCGGCTTGATGACCGGCACCGTTTTGGACGGCAATATCGACGTCGCCCTCCTGCAAACCGATGGAGAGACCATTGGCGCGTTCGGACCCTACGCGCTCTATCCCTATGACACGGAAACCAACGAAATCCTTGCGAAATGCCTGAGCGACGCGAAGCCTTGGGCCTTCGACGGCCCCGAGCCTGCGATTTTCGCGCAGGCCGAGGCGCGGATCACCCGGGCGCAATCGGACGCGGTGGCAAGGCTGGTCAAGGACGCGGGCCTGACCATGGACGATATCGCGGCTGTGGGCTTTCACGGGCAAACTGTCCTGCACCGCGCGCCGTCCGCTGGACAACTTGGGCAGACCCGGCAGTTAGGCGATGGCCCGGCCATGGCGCGTCGTTTGGGCACGGAAGTTGTCTATGATTTCCGCAGTGCTGACATGGCTGCCGGCGGGCAAGGTGCGCCATTGTCGGCGATCTACCACGATGCGCTGCTTTCGACTCTCGATGATGCCGAAGGAACGGCGATCCTAAACCTTGGCGGCGTAGCGAATGTCACAGGACGCGATGCAGACGGCGCCCTTGCCGCCTTTGACACCGGCCCCGCCAACGCGCCGATAAACGACTTCATGGGCCTGCGGGGACTGGGCGAGATGGACCGCGACGGAAGGCTCGCGGCCACGGGCACCGTTGACACCACTCTACTTGGTCGCGCGTTAGAGCACCCGTACCTATCCAAACCTTACCCCAAATCCTTGGACCGCTTTGATTTCGGCCACGATTGGGTGGCGCAGCTTTCCGACGCCGATGGTGCCGCGACGCTTACCGCCTTTACCGCCGCTGCGATTGGGCGCGGCTTGGACCGCCTGCCCGTGCGTCCCACCCGCTTGATCGTGTGTGGGGGCGGGCGGCACAATCCGACGCTCCTGAAAATGATCGGCATCTACGCCGCTGTAGCGGTGGAAAAGGCCGAAGATCATGGCTGGGAAGGTGACGCCACAGAAGCACAGTGCTTTGCGTTTCTGGCGATGCGCCGCCTGCGGGAGCTTCCGGTGACGTTCTGGGGCACGACTGGCGTGGTAGAGCCGATGACGGCGGGGCGCATCGCCTCGGCCGCGTTGACTGACGATACGTAA